The following DNA comes from Ignavibacteria bacterium.
CTGACTGTGTCAGTGCATGCATCAACGCAGTTGATGCACTCCAAGAAAAGTTTTCTTACCTTCCCAAACTGAAGTTTGGGAAGGAGAAAGATATATCTCATCCCGAGCTTGTCGAGGGATGCTGTTCCACCCTTAGAGAAGCTCAGGGTGAAGAACTAATGTTATTCAAATAATTAGCTGCTTCCCAATCCGGAGTATCGGACGGAGATAAACAAGGGGCTCGAGCCCCTTCTTCAAATTAAACTAACCAATGGCAGGAATTTACCTACATATCCCCTTTTGTGATACCAAATGCATCTACTGCGATTTCTACTCAATTACAAATCACACAAAAAAAGCTGAATTCCTTAATTCCATAAAAAAGGAAATTCAATTCTATTCACAGCAGCTGGCAAACCGTGAGTTCGATTCGATCTTCTTTGGCGGCGGAACGCCATCACTCTTAAGTTATGATGAATTTACGGCTATATTTGATGAGCTTTATAAGTGTTATAATATTTCCGGTAATAGCGAAATCACCATAGAAGCAAACCCGGGCACGCTTGATATAAAAAAACTTGAAGTATTCAGGAAATTGCCGATTAACAGAATAAGCTTTGGCGTGCAGTCATTCATAGACCGGGAATTGCAGTTCTTAACGAGGATACATACATCAGAGCAGGCAAGGGCATCTATCAATGCCGCTAAAGAGTCTGGATTTGAGAACATTAACCTGGATATGATATTCGCCCTGCCCGGCCAAACAATGGATAGCTGGAAATACAATCTTGATGAAGCCATTAAGCTTGATACTAAACATATTTCAGCATACTCGCTTATATTTGAAAAAGGCACCATGCTTTACAGCATGCGTGATAAGGGTCAGGTTAAAAATGCTGATATTGAGCTTGAGCAAGAGATGTATGAATACACAATGCAAACACTGGCGGATGCCGGCTACAGGCAGTATGAAATATCCAATTACGCTAAGCCCGGCTACGAGTGCCGGCATAACCTTAAGTATTGGACACTTGAAGAGTATATTTCATTCGGCCCTTCAGCTTCATCTTTTATCGGTAATAACAGGTGGACAAATATTAAAAATATCGGCAGATATATTGAGCTTGTGGATTCCGCAAAGCCTGCATATGATTTCATTGAAACTATCGATAAAGATACATCCGTTACCGAACACATCATGCTGGGTCTAAGGAGTATTGGAGTGAACTTCGACGATTTCCGCAGCAGGCATAATATTGATTTTGAATCTACATACAAATCCCCTATCAATACTTTGATCACCAACGGCTATGCAGTAAAAGATGAAAACAAACTCTCCCTCACCCGCAAAGGTTACGCAGTGTGTGATGAGATAGTGGCAACTCTATTCTGAGCTTTTTCCTGATTAGTTATGACGATTGAAGATTAAGGAATGTTTAAGAAAATATTGTCAACGAATAGTATTTTAAAGCATCTTATAGCATGCATAATACTAAATGTCCTTTATTGAGAAACTGAGTTTTACGTTTTTATTTCTATAATAAAGTTTTAAATTTGGTGAACTTTAAATTAGCATTTAATTTATTTAAGCTTACTGTAAATATTACAATTGCTATGAAAAACAATTATTTAACTTATTATTAAAATTTTAGGTTTTTAAAAATTAAGATAAGAAAGGAATTATAAATGCCATTTATATACTTTCCATCAAATGACTTTCGAAATGATTTTGTAGACATTATTATAAGACAAGTTGAACAAGTTTCAAATGATATAGGTAAAGAAATGAATGTTGAAATCACAACAGGGGCGAGAGTTATAATGATGAACTTACTCGAAGCAATAATTAATGATCCTTCAAATCAGTGGAGTGATTCAAAACGAGAAAGAGAAATAGTACTTAATGATAAATTAGGATCGTTACACAAAGATTTAGAGACTATGATTAATATATATGAATATAAAAAAGTAACAACGTTTGATTTAATTCATTGGTTAGCTGATAACTTAAATAATATATGCCCTATTAAAAAAAGGAGATAACATGCCTCAAACAGTTGACAATACTAATGGAGGAGTTGGTAGCACCTCATCTTCAACCAACCCAAATAGAAGAATTAACTCAGAAGCATCGGGTACAATGCAAGAATTCCTAAAATTAATTATTACAATTACTACAGGCTTTTTAGCCTTTACGGTAACATTTTCTGAAAAATTATATAATCCTAATATAGATTCAATTCCTAGTTTCTTATTTGCAACATGGATTTTTATGGGTCTTTGCATTTCTGCATGTTTATTCGCTTTAGGATCACTAGTTAGTCATCTTGATGATAATAACAATATTAATAATGCAATACGAACATCAAATATTGCCTATTTTCTCTTATTTATTGGTGTTGCTTGTTTTGTAATTTTTTCTGTAACATTTGACAAAGAAAAATATAAAAATGATATTATAAGGTCAGAATTAACTGCAAAAGAATACTTACAAAGAAGTGACTCTAGTTTTTACGCTACCGCTAACATAATAAAGAAAAAATGGAATGAAGACAATGAGAGTTATAGTTTCACATTTGTATCGAAAACAGATACGTTATCTTTAGAAGTTGACCCAAAACTTCAACAAATTTTAAGTTATGAAAAATGAAATATTCATAAAAAAGTGCTCAATTGTCCGCTTTTTCATGTGTTGAAAGGGTTATACTTGACACAAAATTTATAATTTACAGTGTTATTGAATTGTTAAACAAACCTCTGTACAAAATCTCTTGCTTCTTTAAGCTCAGGATCATTTACAAGATCTTTTTTTAAAACTTCATTTACCCATTTAGGACCGTGATTTCCAACACTTTTATCAAAACTTTCTAATTCACCTATTTCTACTATTTCTAACCCAATTCTCCTAGCCTCAGTATTTAATTTAATAAACGCTTTACTTGCATCACCAGGTGGTATAAAACTTTTACCATTCAACTTTGCTTCAGCCCATGGAGATGCTTTTTTAAGCAATTTTGAAAATTCCTGTATTTTTTCCTTACCAACATTTGTTTCTGAAATTGAAGCAAATACTTTATCAATTTCTTCTTTAAGGTTTTCTTTTAGTAATTCTGGTCTTTTCCCATCAATTCCAATTTTTATTTTTCTCCAATCATCTTTGAAATTATCCCATACCCCACCTAGCGTCTCTATAATTTCTTTAAATGGGTTCTCATCATTTAGAATATCAAAGTCAGTAACGACATGCATCGGTACATCCAATTTTTTTAATGCTTTTATTGCAATTGGGATCCTATGTTTACCACCACAATGCAAAAATAAAATATCTGGGGCAATTTCATCTTTTACTTCAAACAATGACGTTAAAATTGCAGAATAAAATCTGCAATCAGAATCACTTTCGCATATAACCACTCTAGAATGAAAAAGTCCACCTAGTATATTCGAATGTCTTAATAATGAATCTTCCCAAATTTCTTTAATATCATTCTTATCTAATATATGTACTTTATTTACTACTCCTTCTCTTCTAATTCTTACCACCTTGATATTTTGATTTCCTGAATCAAGCAATCCTTTCAGAAAGTCTTCACTATGTGTCGCCAAAAATAATTGCCTATCAGTAAGTAAATCTTTTGCTAACATTTTCCCAATTAGTTTTGCTTGTGGCGGATGTAAAAATGCCTCAGGTTCGTCAATTAATACTATCGAATACCTGCTTAAAAAAGTTGTATATAATAATACACCAGTAAAACTTCTCATTCCATCACCTTGCTCTTGTAACAAAGGTAATTTTTTTACTTTTTTAACATAACTATTGGAAACCCTATCTTCTCCCATTTCCTTCAATGGTATATCACCTACACGAAGAGGGACAATGCTACCTGCATTTCTATCTAAGATTAAATCAGTTCCAAAAGCAAGCTTAAAATATTCACTTAACTTTTTCTCAATTGTATCATTTTCTTGTAAGAAATGTATAGGATGTTGAAATGGTTCATAATCCAAGGCAATATTATTTGGGGGGTCGGAGACTCTTATTCTATCGATTGTTGATAGTAACTTAACAAAAATATTTTTGACTTGGTCTAAACCTTTTTTATAATTGGGCCAAAAATAGTTTAAATTAGACTCAAAGAATGAATACTCAAAACCACTGTAATGAGTATTATTTGAATTGTGCACTTTAATATTGGAAAAAGTTTTCAAGAAATCTATTAAATCTGATTCATTTCCAATTTTTTCAATTTCTACATGTTTTATAATAACTGTAGGTTTATCAATAGACTCTATTAATAAATTAATTTCTCTTAATGCAGCACTCTTACCAGCATTATTAGGTCCAACAAATACTAGTATATCATTTTGCTTTAATGGAATTTCAGTCCCATCATTAATTTTAATCTTGCTGATCCAAACTTTTGGATTCATTATCCTATAAATTTTTAGTTTTGTAAAATAAGGGTTTGAATTTTC
Coding sequences within:
- the hemW gene encoding radical SAM family heme chaperone HemW, which produces MAGIYLHIPFCDTKCIYCDFYSITNHTKKAEFLNSIKKEIQFYSQQLANREFDSIFFGGGTPSLLSYDEFTAIFDELYKCYNISGNSEITIEANPGTLDIKKLEVFRKLPINRISFGVQSFIDRELQFLTRIHTSEQARASINAAKESGFENINLDMIFALPGQTMDSWKYNLDEAIKLDTKHISAYSLIFEKGTMLYSMRDKGQVKNADIELEQEMYEYTMQTLADAGYRQYEISNYAKPGYECRHNLKYWTLEEYISFGPSASSFIGNNRWTNIKNIGRYIELVDSAKPAYDFIETIDKDTSVTEHIMLGLRSIGVNFDDFRSRHNIDFESTYKSPINTLITNGYAVKDENKLSLTRKGYAVCDEIVATLF
- a CDS encoding ATP-binding protein translates to MNPKVWISKIKINDGTEIPLKQNDILVFVGPNNAGKSAALREINLLIESIDKPTVIIKHVEIEKIGNESDLIDFLKTFSNIKVHNSNNTHYSGFEYSFFESNLNYFWPNYKKGLDQVKNIFVKLLSTIDRIRVSDPPNNIALDYEPFQHPIHFLQENDTIEKKLSEYFKLAFGTDLILDRNAGSIVPLRVGDIPLKEMGEDRVSNSYVKKVKKLPLLQEQGDGMRSFTGVLLYTTFLSRYSIVLIDEPEAFLHPPQAKLIGKMLAKDLLTDRQLFLATHSEDFLKGLLDSGNQNIKVVRIRREGVVNKVHILDKNDIKEIWEDSLLRHSNILGGLFHSRVVICESDSDCRFYSAILTSLFEVKDEIAPDILFLHCGGKHRIPIAIKALKKLDVPMHVVTDFDILNDENPFKEIIETLGGVWDNFKDDWRKIKIGIDGKRPELLKENLKEEIDKVFASISETNVGKEKIQEFSKLLKKASPWAEAKLNGKSFIPPGDASKAFIKLNTEARRIGLEIVEIGELESFDKSVGNHGPKWVNEVLKKDLVNDPELKEARDFVQRFV